From the genome of Duffyella gerundensis, one region includes:
- a CDS encoding 5-formyltetrahydrofolate cyclo-ligase, protein MPSLSLRDRQDIRSHIRHLRRSLSAAQQQTAADRVAEHAINFAPVTQAQNIALFLSFDGELNTRPLIARLWQQHKNVFLPVLHPFARGQLLFLRYTPESDLRLNRLRIPEPPLDVRHIIPLSQLDIIMMPLVAFDSYGQRLGMGGGFYDRTLQHWQQHRLATIGLAHDCQHVDALPVAEWDVPLSAVITPAKLWQWDLT, encoded by the coding sequence ATGCCGTCGCTCTCATTACGTGACAGACAGGATATCCGCAGCCATATTCGGCATCTGCGCCGCTCGCTCTCTGCTGCGCAACAGCAGACGGCAGCCGATCGGGTTGCTGAACACGCCATCAATTTCGCCCCGGTCACGCAAGCGCAGAACATCGCTCTGTTTCTCTCCTTCGACGGCGAGCTGAATACCCGGCCGTTGATAGCGCGTCTCTGGCAGCAGCATAAAAACGTCTTTTTGCCTGTCCTGCATCCTTTTGCACGCGGTCAGCTGCTGTTTTTGCGCTATACGCCAGAAAGCGACCTGCGCCTTAATCGTCTGCGCATTCCGGAGCCGCCACTGGACGTGCGTCATATTATTCCGCTGTCTCAGCTGGATATCATCATGATGCCGCTGGTTGCTTTTGACAGTTACGGCCAGCGGCTGGGCATGGGCGGTGGATTTTACGATCGCACGTTACAGCACTGGCAGCAGCATCGCCTGGCCACGATCGGCCTGGCGCACGATTGTCAGCATGTGGATGCCTTGCCGGTCGCAGAATGGGATGTACCGCTGAGCGCAGTGATTACGCCAGCAAAACTGTGGCAATGGGATTTAACATGA
- the serA gene encoding phosphoglycerate dehydrogenase has product MAKVSLEKDKIKFLLVEGVHQSALENLRAAGYTNIEFHKGALDTEALKASIRDAHFIGIRSRSQLTEEVFAAAEKLVAVGCFCIGTNQVDLNAAAQRGIPVFNAPFSNTRSVAELVIGELLLLLRGIPEANAKAHRGIWNKLAVGSYEARGKKLGIIGYGHIGMQLGVLAESLGMHVYFYDIENKLPLGNATQVNQLSELLGMSDIVTLHVPETASTQDMIGEKELAWMKPGALLINASRGTVVDIPALCDALKRKHLAGAAIDVFPTEPATNSDPFTSPLCEFDNVILTPHIGGSTEEAQENIGIEVAGKLAKYSDNGSTLSAVNFPEVSLPVHGEHVSRLLHIHENRPGVLTALNQIFAEQGINIAAQFLQTTPYMGYVVIDIDADQTVADKALQLMKAIPGTMRARLLY; this is encoded by the coding sequence ATGGCAAAGGTATCACTGGAGAAAGACAAGATTAAATTCCTGCTGGTGGAAGGCGTGCACCAAAGCGCGCTGGAAAATCTGCGTGCTGCGGGTTACACCAACATCGAATTTCATAAAGGTGCGCTGGATACAGAAGCACTGAAAGCGTCAATTCGCGATGCGCATTTCATCGGCATCCGTTCGCGCTCGCAGCTGACGGAAGAAGTTTTCGCGGCGGCAGAAAAACTGGTGGCGGTTGGCTGCTTCTGCATCGGCACTAACCAGGTTGATCTCAATGCTGCGGCGCAGCGCGGTATTCCGGTGTTTAATGCACCTTTCTCTAATACCCGATCTGTTGCAGAACTGGTGATCGGCGAGCTGCTGCTGCTGCTGCGCGGTATTCCGGAAGCGAACGCCAAGGCGCACCGTGGTATCTGGAACAAGCTGGCGGTTGGCTCCTATGAAGCGCGCGGCAAAAAGCTCGGCATCATCGGCTATGGCCACATCGGTATGCAGCTTGGCGTGCTGGCGGAAAGCCTGGGCATGCACGTCTATTTTTACGATATCGAGAATAAACTGCCGCTGGGCAATGCCACTCAGGTTAACCAGCTCAGCGAACTGCTGGGAATGAGCGATATCGTCACGCTGCACGTGCCGGAAACTGCCTCAACGCAGGATATGATCGGTGAGAAAGAGCTGGCCTGGATGAAGCCAGGCGCGCTGCTGATCAACGCCTCGCGCGGTACGGTAGTGGATATTCCTGCGTTGTGCGATGCGCTGAAGCGTAAACACCTTGCTGGCGCCGCAATTGACGTTTTCCCTACCGAGCCGGCAACCAACAGCGATCCTTTCACGTCGCCGCTGTGTGAGTTCGACAACGTGATTCTGACGCCGCACATTGGTGGTTCCACCGAAGAAGCGCAGGAAAATATCGGCATTGAAGTGGCCGGTAAGCTGGCTAAGTACTCCGATAACGGTTCAACGCTCTCTGCGGTTAACTTCCCGGAAGTCTCTCTGCCAGTTCATGGCGAGCATGTCAGCCGACTGCTGCATATCCACGAGAACCGTCCTGGCGTGCTGACCGCGCTCAACCAGATCTTTGCTGAGCAAGGCATCAACATCGCCGCCCAGTTCCTGCAAACCACGCCGTATATGGGCTACGTGGTGATCGACATCGATGCCGATCAAACGGTAGCGGATAAAGCGCTACAGCTGATGAAGGCCATTCCAGGCACCATGCGCGCGCGCCTGCTCTACTGA
- the rpiA gene encoding ribose-5-phosphate isomerase RpiA codes for MTQDELKKAVGWAALEYVQPGTIVGVGTGSTAAHFIDALGTIKHQIDGAVSSSEASTLKLKALGIPVFDLNEVDSLAIYVDGADEINPQMEMIKGGGAALTREKIIAAVATRFICIADASKEVDVLGHFPLPVEVIPMARSFVARELVKLGGLPEYRQHVITDNGNIILDVHNLRIMEPIALEQAINALPGVVTVGLFAARGADVALIGGPNGVRTIEK; via the coding sequence ATGACTCAGGATGAACTGAAAAAGGCCGTAGGCTGGGCCGCGCTGGAATATGTCCAGCCCGGCACGATTGTTGGCGTGGGCACCGGCAGCACCGCCGCGCATTTTATTGATGCGCTGGGCACGATAAAACACCAGATTGACGGTGCGGTATCCAGTTCGGAAGCTTCGACGTTAAAACTGAAGGCGTTGGGCATTCCCGTTTTTGACCTGAACGAGGTCGATTCGCTGGCGATATATGTCGATGGCGCAGATGAAATCAATCCGCAAATGGAAATGATCAAAGGCGGTGGCGCGGCATTAACGCGCGAAAAGATCATTGCCGCCGTGGCGACCAGGTTTATCTGCATCGCCGATGCGTCAAAAGAAGTCGACGTGCTGGGGCACTTTCCGTTGCCGGTTGAGGTGATCCCGATGGCGCGCAGTTTTGTTGCCCGCGAGCTGGTTAAGCTGGGTGGTCTGCCGGAATATCGCCAGCATGTGATTACCGATAACGGCAATATCATTCTGGATGTGCACAACTTGCGTATCATGGAGCCGATTGCGCTTGAGCAGGCCATTAACGCGCTGCCTGGCGTGGTGACGGTAGGGCTGTTTGCTGCCCGCGGAGCCGACGTGGCATTGATTGGCGGTCCAAATGGCGTGCGAACCATTGAGAAATGA
- a CDS encoding LysR family transcriptional regulator ArgP has protein sequence MKRPDYRTLQALDAVIRERGFERAAQKLCITQSAVSQRIKQLENLFGQPLLVRTVPPRPTEQGQKLLALLHQVELLEEEWLGDENSGTTPLLLSLAVNADSLATWLLPALKDVLADSPVRLNLQVEDETRTQERLRRGEVVGAVSIQPQPLPSCLVDQLGALDYLFVGSPDFATRYFPNGVTRSALLKAPAVAFDHLDDMHQAFLQQNFDLSPGSVPCHIVNSSEAFVQLARQGSTCCMIPHLQIERELANGELVDLTPGLLQRRMLYWHRFAPESRLMRRVTDALLAHGHRVLRQDAEMI, from the coding sequence ATGAAACGCCCGGATTATCGAACGCTTCAGGCGCTGGACGCAGTGATTCGTGAACGCGGCTTTGAGCGCGCGGCACAAAAGCTTTGCATTACGCAGTCAGCGGTCTCACAGCGTATCAAACAGCTGGAAAATCTGTTTGGCCAGCCGCTACTGGTGCGCACCGTGCCGCCCCGCCCCACCGAACAGGGACAAAAACTGCTGGCACTGCTGCATCAGGTTGAGTTGCTGGAAGAGGAGTGGCTGGGCGATGAGAACAGCGGCACCACACCACTGCTGCTGTCGCTGGCGGTCAATGCCGACAGTTTGGCGACCTGGTTACTGCCTGCGTTAAAAGATGTGCTGGCTGATTCACCGGTGCGCCTCAATTTGCAGGTGGAAGATGAAACACGCACTCAGGAGCGCCTGCGCCGCGGTGAAGTGGTCGGCGCGGTAAGTATCCAGCCGCAGCCATTACCCAGTTGCCTGGTCGATCAGCTGGGCGCGCTGGACTATCTGTTTGTTGGCTCGCCCGACTTTGCCACCCGCTATTTTCCCAACGGCGTCACCCGCTCAGCGCTGCTGAAGGCACCTGCGGTGGCGTTTGACCATCTTGATGATATGCATCAGGCGTTTCTGCAGCAGAACTTCGATCTCTCTCCCGGCAGCGTACCCTGCCATATCGTCAACTCGTCAGAGGCCTTTGTGCAGCTGGCAAGACAGGGTTCAACCTGTTGTATGATCCCGCACTTGCAGATTGAGCGCGAGCTGGCGAATGGCGAACTGGTGGATTTAACGCCGGGACTGCTGCAGCGACGCATGCTTTACTGGCACCGTTTTGCGCCCGAAAGTCGCCTGATGCGTCGGGTAACGGATGCGCTGCTGGCGCATGGTCATCGCGTGTTAAGACAAGATGCGGAGATGATCTAA
- a CDS encoding oxidative stress defense protein — protein sequence MKMKALALSALMAMGTLPLVSQAEELPNGPHVVTSGQASVDATPDIATLAIEVNVSSKEAAEAKKQADDRVAQYFDFLNKNGIEKKDIDAANLRTQPEYDYTKEGKAVLKGYRAVRQVQVTLRQLDKLNELLDGALKSGLNEIRSVELGVANPEAFKDKARQAAIANATQQAQALAEGFHSKLGAVWSVRYHVSNYQPMPVARMYKSASAMADTTAQQTYEQQSIHFDDQVDVVFQLQPQ from the coding sequence GTGAAAATGAAAGCTCTGGCTCTTTCAGCCCTGATGGCAATGGGCACGCTGCCGCTGGTTTCTCAGGCGGAAGAACTGCCTAACGGCCCGCACGTTGTGACGTCTGGCCAGGCCAGCGTTGACGCAACGCCTGACATCGCCACGCTGGCTATCGAAGTGAATGTTTCGTCTAAAGAAGCCGCAGAGGCAAAGAAACAGGCTGACGATCGCGTCGCACAGTATTTTGATTTTCTGAATAAAAATGGCATTGAGAAAAAAGATATTGATGCCGCTAACCTGCGTACGCAGCCGGAATATGATTACACCAAAGAGGGCAAAGCGGTGCTGAAAGGCTACCGTGCCGTGCGTCAGGTGCAGGTCACATTGCGCCAGCTCGATAAGCTTAATGAGCTGCTGGACGGTGCGCTGAAGTCGGGTCTGAATGAGATTCGCTCGGTTGAGTTAGGTGTAGCCAACCCGGAAGCGTTCAAGGATAAAGCGCGCCAGGCAGCAATTGCCAATGCGACCCAGCAGGCACAGGCACTGGCTGAAGGTTTCCACAGCAAGCTTGGCGCGGTATGGAGCGTGCGGTATCACGTCTCAAATTATCAGCCAATGCCGGTGGCACGCATGTATAAATCAGCTTCGGCAATGGCGGACACGACCGCGCAGCAAACCTATGAGCAGCAGAGCATCCACTTTGACGATCAAGTTGATGTGGTGTTCCAGCTTCAGCCGCAGTAA
- the argO gene encoding arginine exporter ArgO, whose product MLSYYFQGVMLGLALILPLGPQNAFVLNQGVRRQFHIMTAALCSLSDMVLICAGIFGGSALLTQSPLLLNLVTWGGVAFLLWYGFGALRIACNRNLSLADETVAKQSRWRIVATMMAVTWLNPHVYLDTFVVLGSLGSQLPQAARGWFAFGTISASLAWFFGLALLAASLSPVLRTVAAQRIINLLVGVIMWFIAFRLAQQGIAGFH is encoded by the coding sequence ATGCTCTCCTATTATTTTCAAGGCGTTATGCTTGGTCTGGCGCTTATTTTACCTTTAGGCCCACAGAATGCGTTTGTGCTCAATCAGGGCGTGCGTAGGCAGTTTCATATTATGACCGCCGCGCTTTGTAGCCTGAGCGATATGGTGCTGATCTGTGCCGGGATTTTTGGCGGCAGCGCGTTGTTAACGCAGTCACCGCTGCTGCTTAATCTGGTCACCTGGGGCGGCGTAGCATTTCTGCTGTGGTATGGCTTTGGTGCCTTACGCATTGCCTGTAATCGTAACCTGTCGCTGGCTGACGAAACGGTGGCAAAGCAGAGCCGCTGGCGGATTGTTGCCACCATGATGGCGGTGACCTGGCTTAATCCGCACGTTTATTTAGATACTTTTGTGGTGCTGGGTAGCCTGGGCAGTCAGCTACCGCAGGCGGCACGTGGCTGGTTTGCTTTTGGCACCATTAGTGCCTCGCTGGCCTGGTTTTTTGGCCTGGCGCTGTTAGCGGCATCGCTTTCACCGGTTCTGCGCACGGTCGCTGCCCAGCGCATTATCAATTTGCTGGTGGGTGTCATCATGTGGTTTATCGCGTTTCGCCTGGCGCAACAGGGCATTGCCGGTTTTCACTAA
- the mscS gene encoding small-conductance mechanosensitive channel MscS: MEDLHVVDGINSAGSWLVRNQALLLSYAVNIVAAIAILIIGMIIARIISNGVKRLLRARHIDDTVSDFLATLVRYGVIAFTLIAALGRVGVQTASVIAVLGAAGLAVGLALQGSLSNLAAGVLLVTLRPFRTGEFVDLGGVMGTVLSVQIFSTTLRTADGKIVVVPNSKIISGNIVNFSREPVRRNEFIIGVAYDADVDQVLTLLREVVDADSRVLQEKGVQIGLNEMAASSLNFVVRCWSNSGDLQNVYWDLMKNFKLKLDEHGIGIPYPQMDVHLHRAEPAQPDAEQKVSLSK; the protein is encoded by the coding sequence ATGGAAGATTTGCATGTAGTTGATGGCATTAACAGCGCCGGGAGCTGGCTGGTGCGCAATCAGGCGCTGCTGCTGAGTTATGCGGTAAACATCGTGGCCGCTATCGCCATTTTGATCATCGGTATGATCATCGCGCGGATTATCTCTAACGGCGTCAAGCGTCTGCTGCGCGCGCGTCACATTGATGACACGGTTTCTGACTTTCTGGCCACGCTGGTGCGTTATGGCGTTATTGCCTTTACGTTGATTGCCGCGCTGGGACGGGTTGGCGTGCAAACCGCCTCGGTGATTGCCGTGCTGGGTGCAGCCGGTTTGGCCGTTGGCCTGGCACTTCAGGGATCGCTCTCTAACCTGGCGGCTGGCGTGTTGCTGGTCACGCTGCGTCCGTTCCGCACCGGTGAGTTTGTCGATCTCGGCGGCGTGATGGGCACGGTATTAAGCGTGCAGATCTTCTCTACCACGTTACGTACCGCCGATGGCAAAATTGTGGTGGTGCCGAACAGCAAAATTATCTCCGGTAACATCGTCAACTTCTCGCGCGAGCCGGTACGACGCAACGAGTTCATTATCGGTGTCGCGTATGATGCGGATGTCGATCAGGTGCTGACGCTGCTGCGCGAAGTGGTTGATGCCGATTCACGCGTACTGCAGGAAAAAGGCGTGCAGATTGGCCTGAACGAAATGGCAGCGTCATCGCTGAACTTCGTGGTGCGCTGCTGGAGCAACAGCGGCGATCTGCAGAATGTTTACTGGGATCTGATGAAGAACTTCAAGCTCAAGCTGGACGAGCACGGCATCGGTATTCCTTATCCACAGATGGATGTGCATCTGCATCGTGCTGAGCCTGCGCAGCCGGATGCTGAGCAAAAAGTGTCGCTCAGCAAATAA
- the fbaA gene encoding class II fructose-bisphosphate aldolase: MSKIFDFVKPGVVTGDDVQKIFKVAKENKFALPAVNCVGSDSINAVLEAAAKVKAPVIIQFSNGGAAFIAGKGFKTDKPQGAAIFGAIAGAQHVHLMAEQYGVPVILHTDHCAKKLLPWIDGLLDAGEEHYKKTGKPLFSSHMIDLSEESLEENIEISSKYLARMAKLDMTLEIELGCTGGEEDGVDNSHMDASALYTQPEDVNYAYEKLSAISPRFTIAASFGNVHGVYKPGNVKLTPTILRDSQEFVTKKHNLPHNALDFVFHGGSGSSAAEIKESISYGVIKMNIDTDTQWATWDGILQYYKKNEGYLQAQLGNPEGAEKPNKKYYDPRVWLRASQSSMVVRLEQAFQELNAVDVL, from the coding sequence ATGTCTAAAATTTTTGATTTCGTAAAACCAGGCGTTGTCACCGGTGATGACGTGCAGAAAATCTTTAAAGTCGCCAAAGAGAACAAGTTTGCTCTGCCTGCAGTGAACTGTGTGGGTTCCGACTCCATCAATGCCGTACTGGAAGCTGCCGCGAAAGTAAAAGCGCCGGTCATCATCCAGTTCTCCAACGGTGGTGCCGCGTTTATCGCGGGTAAAGGTTTCAAAACTGACAAGCCACAGGGCGCCGCTATTTTCGGTGCTATCGCCGGTGCACAGCACGTTCACCTGATGGCCGAGCAGTATGGCGTGCCGGTTATCCTGCACACTGACCACTGCGCCAAGAAACTGCTGCCGTGGATCGACGGTCTGCTGGACGCGGGCGAAGAGCACTACAAGAAAACCGGTAAGCCGCTGTTCTCTTCACACATGATCGACCTGTCTGAAGAATCACTGGAAGAAAACATCGAGATCAGCAGCAAATATCTGGCGCGCATGGCCAAACTGGATATGACGCTGGAGATCGAATTAGGTTGTACTGGTGGTGAAGAAGATGGCGTCGACAACAGCCACATGGACGCATCAGCCCTTTACACCCAGCCAGAAGATGTGAACTACGCGTATGAGAAACTGAGCGCTATCAGCCCACGTTTCACCATCGCCGCTTCCTTTGGTAACGTGCACGGCGTTTACAAGCCAGGCAACGTGAAGCTGACCCCAACCATCCTGCGTGATTCTCAGGAATTCGTGACCAAGAAACACAATCTGCCGCACAACGCGCTGGATTTCGTGTTCCACGGTGGTTCCGGTTCTTCTGCTGCAGAAATCAAAGAATCTATCAGCTACGGCGTGATCAAGATGAACATTGATACCGATACCCAGTGGGCAACCTGGGACGGCATTCTGCAGTATTACAAAAAGAACGAAGGCTATCTGCAGGCGCAGCTGGGTAACCCGGAAGGCGCTGAGAAGCCAAACAAAAAGTACTACGATCCACGCGTATGGCTGCGTGCGTCACAATCTTCTATGGTTGTGCGTTTAGAGCAGGCGTTCCAGGAACTGAACGCTGTCGACGTGCTGTAA